In the Flavobacterium sp. J372 genome, one interval contains:
- a CDS encoding response regulator transcription factor, producing MMKLILTSLHKNKDLLLYGLGLALLLIGLRWLEFRFLLATYTPEIFTGAIAAVFTGLGIWLALKLAKPKTIVVEKEVAVYVNENVFIRDEKALEETGISPRELEVLELMADGLSNAEIADKLFVSLNTVKTHSSKIFEKLEVKRRTQAVETAKRMRIIS from the coding sequence ATGATGAAATTAATACTCACATCATTACATAAGAACAAAGACCTGCTGCTATACGGCCTTGGCCTTGCCTTGCTGCTTATAGGGCTGCGTTGGCTTGAATTTCGGTTTTTGCTGGCGACTTATACTCCTGAGATCTTTACCGGGGCTATTGCCGCTGTATTCACCGGGCTCGGTATTTGGCTGGCGCTAAAGCTTGCCAAGCCTAAGACTATTGTGGTTGAGAAAGAGGTGGCGGTTTATGTAAACGAAAATGTATTTATACGCGACGAAAAAGCGCTAGAAGAAACAGGCATAAGCCCACGTGAGCTCGAGGTGCTTGAACTTATGGCCGATGGGCTGAGCAATGCCGAAATAGCGGACAAGCTTTTTGTATCGCTTAATACAGTAAAAACGCATTCTTCAAAAATATTTGAGAAACTTGAGGTGAAACGCCGCACTCAGGCCGTGGAGACTGCGAAAAGGATGCGGATTATCTCGTAA
- a CDS encoding TlpA disulfide reductase family protein, translating to MLFIKDNFIDETVAAIPLKGNTFHYVIDKDVPLDKYRMILDNSVQFEMILGTKDSVYADIKFKNNTGDVKFTGTRLAENQVTGEIQGWSYVEYYLQDNMFIDLPDRFTDQLVDDWNDAMNESGRFKTVDNYIPGDDFTQKNKKVITIKFLNYWTAFLKKREAMFPGKETKETSDIKRMKEMVRLDDESLLSDHSYFDYVMYQLISENKADIPEDTKALQAIAAMKPGSYKDKMLYYQLKKSVEEAADKAERDSLLNRYLYTFRDKKYSAVIADKARIIESLGKGKPAPVFDAITVDKQPFNLAQLKGKYVVIDVWATWCVPCRIQSPHFEKMAIKYKDEPVKFVAASTDRRINDWFVEAKGKSKSVLQVHLNDANLFQEAYDVQGIPRFILIGPGGELINARMPFPEDRLFEKELREALGLKENK from the coding sequence ATGCTATTCATAAAAGACAATTTTATAGATGAGACCGTTGCTGCTATTCCGCTTAAGGGTAATACTTTCCATTACGTGATTGATAAAGATGTGCCGCTTGACAAATACCGCATGATACTTGATAACTCGGTGCAGTTCGAAATGATACTCGGCACAAAAGACAGCGTTTATGCCGATATAAAGTTTAAAAACAATACCGGCGATGTAAAGTTTACCGGCACGCGCCTGGCCGAAAACCAGGTTACCGGAGAAATACAGGGATGGAGTTATGTAGAGTATTACCTGCAGGATAACATGTTTATAGACCTGCCCGACAGGTTTACAGACCAGCTTGTTGATGACTGGAATGATGCCATGAATGAGTCGGGCAGGTTTAAGACTGTTGATAACTACATTCCCGGTGATGACTTTACACAGAAAAACAAAAAGGTGATCACCATAAAATTCCTGAACTACTGGACAGCTTTTCTTAAAAAGCGTGAAGCAATGTTTCCCGGAAAGGAAACAAAAGAAACATCTGACATAAAGAGAATGAAGGAAATGGTAAGGCTTGATGACGAAAGCCTGTTGAGCGACCACTCTTATTTTGACTATGTAATGTATCAGCTTATATCTGAAAACAAGGCCGACATACCTGAAGATACCAAAGCGCTGCAGGCCATCGCGGCAATGAAGCCGGGTAGTTATAAAGACAAAATGCTATATTACCAGCTTAAAAAGAGCGTGGAGGAAGCGGCAGATAAAGCCGAACGTGACAGCCTGCTGAACCGCTACCTCTATACGTTTAGAGATAAAAAATACTCTGCCGTGATAGCCGATAAGGCACGCATTATAGAAAGCCTGGGAAAAGGCAAGCCTGCACCTGTGTTTGATGCTATTACCGTTGATAAGCAACCATTTAACCTTGCGCAACTGAAAGGCAAATATGTTGTGATTGATGTTTGGGCTACCTGGTGCGTGCCGTGCCGGATACAGTCGCCGCACTTTGAGAAAATGGCGATAAAGTATAAAGATGAGCCCGTGAAGTTTGTGGCAGCAAGCACTGACAGGCGCATTAATGACTGGTTTGTTGAGGCAAAGGGTAAGTCAAAATCGGTGTTGCAGGTACACCTGAATGACGCAAACCTGTTTCAGGAGGCGTATGATGTACAGGGAATTCCGAGATTTATCCTGATAGGCCCCGGGGGTGAGCTTATTAATGCCAGGATGCCTTTCCCGGAAGACCGATTGTTTGAAAAAGAACTGCGAGAGGCGCTTGGGCTGAAAGAAAATAAGTAA
- a CDS encoding ABC transporter permease — protein sequence MQNFITALKAEHLKKKGTGIYLVAIIVSALLPVTFMTATLVQGTERLGKGLPYNHYQNFIEQPLSGFTDFFFPLLIIITASRITQLDHRNGGWQLMETQPIKKSSIYFSKFTVLLETNLIAILSFTALSFAMAGIVELGMALPKNATADFETGRFLLLILRIFLAGLFFTALQYCISVLLPSFIWSIVIGFAILLLQGILAVNGLNFDWYPIQILDKVSKYPLGSQLGYPITYSEVASILLAMIVLYIGFNWYRHKKFTWAFFGSAQRGAGVGGCGHTLWRVAGVHTYPEPDGTPRQNCCCGYY from the coding sequence ATGCAAAACTTTATCACTGCACTTAAGGCAGAACATCTTAAAAAGAAAGGCACGGGCATTTACCTTGTTGCCATTATAGTAAGCGCCTTACTACCGGTAACGTTCATGACGGCCACCCTGGTACAGGGTACTGAAAGACTGGGTAAAGGCCTGCCGTACAATCATTACCAAAACTTCATTGAACAACCCCTAAGCGGCTTTACTGATTTTTTCTTCCCGCTTCTTATCATCATAACGGCAAGCCGCATCACACAGCTTGATCATCGTAACGGCGGCTGGCAGCTTATGGAAACGCAACCCATTAAAAAATCATCCATCTATTTTTCTAAATTTACGGTATTGCTTGAGACCAACCTCATCGCAATACTGTCATTCACGGCACTAAGCTTTGCAATGGCAGGCATAGTTGAGCTGGGTATGGCTCTGCCTAAGAATGCCACCGCCGATTTTGAAACAGGCCGTTTCTTACTGCTTATACTTCGCATCTTCCTGGCAGGATTGTTCTTCACAGCGCTGCAATACTGCATCTCAGTATTGTTGCCGAGCTTTATATGGTCAATCGTTATAGGCTTTGCCATACTGTTGCTGCAGGGAATTCTTGCGGTTAACGGACTTAACTTTGACTGGTACCCTATCCAGATTTTAGACAAAGTATCAAAATATCCGCTGGGCAGCCAGCTGGGCTACCCCATAACCTATTCTGAAGTTGCTTCGATCCTGCTGGCTATGATTGTTCTCTATATCGGCTTTAACTGGTACAGGCACAAGAAATTCACGTGGGCATTCTTCGGCAGTGCACAACGGGGGGCTGGCGTTGGCGGGTGTGGTCATACTCTTTGGCGGGTTGCTGGTGTACACACTTATCCCGAACCAGACGGCACGCCACGGCAGAACTGTTGTTGCGGGTACTATTGA
- a CDS encoding ABC transporter ATP-binding protein, whose translation MPDYIIEAQSLNFRFSKHRKVLDNVSLHIPKGSIYGFLGPNGAGKSTTMRLLTGILPEQEDAIKIFGKPLKGQLPQVFDNIGSLVESPALYLHLSGYDNLKYIAKLRNVPESRIAAVLELVDLQRDAKRKAKQYSLGMKQRLAIAMSLLSEPELLLLDEPVNGLDPNGIQDIRKLLVRLNREKGVTIFVSSHLLSEIEKMCTHVGIIANGKLRFEGTIAELGQQSGVCKVQLTLDDASAWHARLSADNENVTLDGMQQLTLELPGRYDIPALSKKLIDGGAQLYELKILNGLEEWFMALVNQR comes from the coding sequence ATGCCTGACTATATCATAGAAGCGCAGTCACTCAACTTCCGCTTCTCTAAACACCGTAAAGTGCTTGACAATGTGTCGCTGCACATCCCGAAAGGTTCCATCTACGGGTTCCTTGGCCCGAACGGTGCGGGTAAATCTACCACCATGCGCCTTCTTACAGGCATACTGCCCGAGCAGGAAGACGCCATTAAAATATTCGGCAAGCCGCTTAAGGGCCAGCTGCCGCAGGTGTTTGACAATATTGGGTCGCTTGTTGAAAGCCCTGCCCTGTACCTGCACCTGAGCGGATATGACAACCTTAAGTACATAGCCAAGCTCCGCAATGTGCCCGAAAGCCGTATTGCCGCAGTGCTGGAGCTGGTTGACCTACAGCGCGATGCAAAGCGCAAGGCGAAACAATATTCGCTTGGTATGAAGCAAAGGCTGGCCATTGCGATGTCACTACTCAGTGAACCCGAACTGCTGTTGTTGGATGAACCGGTGAACGGCCTTGACCCCAATGGCATCCAGGACATTCGAAAACTGCTTGTAAGGCTCAATCGCGAGAAAGGCGTAACAATATTCGTCTCAAGCCATTTGTTGTCTGAAATCGAAAAAATGTGTACCCACGTGGGCATCATCGCCAACGGCAAGCTGCGTTTTGAAGGTACAATTGCAGAACTCGGCCAGCAATCGGGCGTGTGTAAAGTACAACTAACCCTTGACGACGCCTCTGCATGGCACGCGCGCCTTTCGGCGGATAATGAAAACGTAACGCTTGACGGCATGCAGCAGCTCACCCTGGAACTGCCGGGCCGCTATGATATACCGGCGCTGTCTAAAAAACTGATTGACGGCGGCGCACAGCTGTATGAACTAAAGATACTGAACGGCCTTGAAGAATGGTTCATGGCGCTTGTAAACCAACGATAA
- the yaaA gene encoding peroxide stress protein YaaA, with amino-acid sequence MKIVISPAKTLDFETKLPTRRNTQPAFLDRAEIVHEELKEKSPKELSELMSISDKLADLNWQRNQEWKTPFTTKNARPAMYAFNGDVYTGLDAYTIPANKIGKIQDTLRILSGLYGLLKPLDLIQPYRLEMGTKLEVGEDKDLYAFWKQTITDALNAELKEKELFVNLASKEYFDAIDEKALKVPVITPEFRDYDPEGNLRMVSFFAKKARGMMVRYIIDKNVKTLKGLKGFDYDGYSFDAKLSKGNTLVFTR; translated from the coding sequence ATGAAAATCGTTATATCTCCGGCCAAAACGCTTGATTTTGAGACTAAACTTCCAACCCGCCGCAACACGCAGCCTGCATTTCTGGACAGGGCTGAAATAGTGCATGAGGAGCTGAAGGAAAAGTCGCCAAAGGAATTGAGCGAACTTATGTCGATTTCGGATAAGCTGGCTGACCTGAACTGGCAGCGCAACCAGGAATGGAAAACACCTTTTACCACTAAAAATGCCCGGCCTGCCATGTATGCCTTTAACGGTGATGTATACACGGGGCTCGATGCTTATACAATACCAGCAAACAAGATTGGAAAAATACAGGATACTTTGCGGATACTTTCAGGGCTTTACGGACTGCTGAAACCACTTGACCTGATACAGCCTTACCGGCTGGAAATGGGAACAAAGCTGGAAGTAGGAGAGGATAAGGATTTGTATGCTTTCTGGAAACAAACTATCACTGATGCCCTGAATGCCGAACTTAAGGAAAAGGAGCTTTTTGTAAACCTGGCTAGCAAAGAATATTTTGACGCTATTGACGAAAAAGCCCTTAAAGTGCCTGTAATTACCCCGGAGTTTCGTGATTATGACCCTGAAGGCAACCTGCGCATGGTGAGCTTTTTTGCTAAAAAAGCGAGGGGGATGATGGTGCGCTACATCATTGATAAAAACGTGAAGACCCTGAAAGGACTAAAGGGTTTTGACTATGACGGATATTCTTTTGATGCAAAGCTAAGCAAGGGGAATACGCTAGTGTTTACCCGTTAG
- a CDS encoding lipocalin family protein has product MKRLFILLTLCLFISCGDDDVQQPDFSNNGIGNPYTGSVIGIRKTVGLSIEGEAVNLSCAIENPSEKNYAFEFHEDGTFYLYHNCDPDAEIVGEGTYTTTGNVLTLNLNGQTGKAHMVYVGNDTLEFRFTIGSSGLFYNHTFTVLNV; this is encoded by the coding sequence ATGAAAAGGCTATTTATTTTACTTACACTATGTTTGTTTATTTCATGTGGTGATGACGATGTTCAGCAACCCGATTTCAGTAATAACGGCATTGGTAACCCTTACACCGGAAGTGTGATAGGGATACGTAAAACAGTGGGGCTCTCTATAGAAGGCGAAGCAGTAAACCTAAGCTGCGCAATTGAAAATCCGTCAGAAAAAAATTATGCATTTGAGTTTCATGAAGACGGTACCTTCTACCTGTATCACAACTGTGACCCTGATGCCGAAATTGTTGGCGAAGGTACTTATACCACTACCGGAAATGTACTTACACTAAACCTCAACGGGCAGACAGGAAAGGCACATATGGTGTACGTTGGGAATGACACGCTTGAGTTCAGGTTCACGATAGGCTCATCAGGCCTGTTCTACAACCATACGTTTACAGTGCTGAATGTATAA
- a CDS encoding aminodeoxychorismate/anthranilate synthase component II, whose translation MRKILVIDNYDSFTYNLVHYLEAPNNEVTVIRNDEVDIEDIAAYDKIVLSPGPGIPSEAGQLLEVIRKYAPAKSILGICLGQQAIAEAFGGSLINLNTVHHGVASTVKTTVDDEVLFRNLPAQIEVGRYHSWSVNRADFPEVLEVTSTDENGEIMSLRHRVFDVRAVQFHPESILTPQGKKIIDNWLPY comes from the coding sequence ATGCGTAAAATTCTGGTCATAGACAATTACGACAGTTTCACATACAATCTTGTACATTACCTGGAAGCGCCCAACAACGAAGTCACGGTAATTCGCAATGACGAAGTTGACATTGAGGATATCGCTGCGTATGATAAAATCGTGCTGTCACCCGGCCCGGGAATCCCTTCAGAAGCCGGGCAGTTACTGGAAGTCATCAGGAAATACGCCCCGGCTAAAAGCATACTTGGCATCTGCCTAGGCCAACAAGCCATTGCAGAGGCTTTTGGCGGAAGCCTTATTAACCTCAACACCGTACATCATGGCGTGGCTTCAACAGTAAAAACCACAGTTGATGATGAAGTGCTTTTTAGAAATTTGCCTGCGCAGATTGAAGTAGGAAGGTATCATTCATGGAGTGTAAACCGTGCTGATTTTCCCGAAGTCCTGGAAGTGACTTCTACAGATGAGAATGGCGAAATCATGTCGCTGCGCCATCGCGTTTTTGATGTCAGGGCAGTGCAATTTCACCCTGAAAGCATACTTACTCCACAAGGAAAAAAGATAATTGACAACTGGCTACCATATTAA
- a CDS encoding YceI family protein, whose translation MRNLKSIAIALVVALGTLTATAQSKKINTTTSDIKWVGKKTGGEHSGFIKFKDGKLDFKGGKLTGGNFTVDMNSLTVTDISGEGKQNLEGHLKAEDFFGTAKYPTSKLVFKSIKAKSANVYTVTGDLTIKNITKPVTFDLTVNKNSATTTFSVDRTKYDIKYKSKNFFEGLGDNFIYDDFDLTVNLQF comes from the coding sequence ATGAGAAATCTGAAATCTATTGCAATTGCACTTGTTGTAGCGCTTGGTACCCTTACGGCTACAGCACAATCTAAAAAAATCAATACAACCACCAGCGATATCAAATGGGTTGGTAAGAAAACGGGTGGCGAGCACAGCGGCTTCATCAAATTTAAAGATGGTAAGCTTGATTTTAAAGGCGGAAAACTTACAGGTGGTAATTTTACTGTTGACATGAACTCACTAACAGTAACCGATATAAGCGGTGAAGGAAAGCAAAACCTTGAAGGCCACCTTAAAGCTGAAGATTTCTTCGGTACGGCTAAATACCCTACATCTAAGCTTGTATTTAAATCAATCAAGGCTAAATCTGCTAACGTATACACTGTAACAGGCGACCTTACAATCAAGAACATCACTAAGCCGGTAACTTTTGACCTGACAGTGAACAAGAATTCTGCTACAACTACGTTCTCTGTAGACAGGACTAAGTATGACATCAAATACAAATCAAAAAATTTCTTTGAAGGCCTTGGTGACAACTTCATCTATGATGACTTTGACCTGACAGTAAATCTGCAATTCTAA
- a CDS encoding NAD(P)H-dependent oxidoreductase has translation MTDYIESLNWRYAVKKYDPARKVSDIDIEKLKEAVQLSVSSMGLQPYKVIIVEDKDVKEKLADAFSGNDKNLAVAASHIFIFANEVNVNEAHIDSYIENIAETRGIAKEDVSGFEASMKGYISSLTEEQKNNWTAKQAYIAMSGLINAAAVLRIDTTPMEGFNAAGVNEILKLEEKGLNAAVITTVGYRADDDASQNLKKVRKPENELFITI, from the coding sequence ATGACAGATTATATAGAAAGCCTTAACTGGCGATACGCTGTTAAGAAATATGACCCAGCACGGAAAGTCTCAGATATAGACATTGAAAAGCTTAAAGAAGCCGTTCAGCTCAGCGTATCATCAATGGGACTGCAGCCTTACAAGGTTATCATAGTTGAAGACAAGGATGTAAAAGAAAAACTTGCCGATGCCTTTTCAGGCAACGACAAAAACCTGGCGGTGGCGGCATCACATATATTTATCTTCGCCAATGAGGTAAATGTAAATGAGGCCCACATTGACAGCTACATTGAGAATATCGCAGAAACACGTGGCATTGCCAAAGAAGATGTTTCCGGTTTTGAAGCATCAATGAAAGGCTATATAAGCAGCCTTACCGAAGAGCAGAAAAACAACTGGACAGCAAAACAGGCTTACATAGCCATGTCAGGCCTGATAAATGCCGCTGCAGTACTTCGCATCGACACAACGCCTATGGAAGGGTTTAATGCAGCAGGGGTTAATGAGATACTTAAACTCGAAGAAAAGGGCTTAAATGCAGCCGTAATAACTACAGTGGGCTATCGCGCTGATGATGATGCAAGCCAAAACCTGAAGAAGGTACGCAAACCAGAAAACGAACTTTTTATAACCATTTAA
- a CDS encoding MarR family winged helix-turn-helix transcriptional regulator has protein sequence MTLEEALKSKLQYPIERRTVLNIAYTQNVLAEAFNELIKQHDISPEQFNVLRILRGQKGNPINMSDIGERMIARTSNTTRLVDKLLLKELVTRDICPGNRRKMEIRITDKGLDLLKTLDPIVDGHEQKFAANLSMEELVLLNELLEKFRSI, from the coding sequence ATGACACTGGAGGAAGCATTGAAATCGAAATTACAATACCCGATAGAAAGGCGGACAGTTCTTAATATTGCTTACACGCAAAATGTGCTTGCCGAAGCTTTTAATGAATTGATAAAACAGCATGACATTTCGCCTGAGCAGTTTAATGTACTCCGGATATTGCGCGGACAAAAAGGTAACCCTATCAATATGAGTGATATTGGCGAGCGCATGATAGCACGAACAAGCAATACTACGCGCCTTGTTGATAAACTTTTACTCAAGGAACTGGTAACGCGTGACATTTGCCCCGGCAACCGCCGCAAGATGGAAATACGGATAACTGATAAAGGCCTTGACCTGCTCAAAACGCTTGACCCGATTGTAGACGGTCACGAACAAAAATTTGCTGCAAACCTCTCTATGGAAGAGCTAGTGTTGCTTAATGAACTATTAGAAAAATTCAGATCAATTTAA
- a CDS encoding TlpA disulfide reductase family protein, with product MKKLLTALVLFYGLLATGQAKAPAPIKIYTKEGVSIKAYDYEKLAYFLNQKNDTTYVVNFWATWCVPCVKELPHFEKLNQQYKGKKVKVLLVSLDMAKMVESKLLPFIKKKNLKSDVVLLRDPDSNNWIPKIDKSWSGTIPATLIYNKKVRKFYEKSFEYAELEKAVNEVMNAK from the coding sequence ATGAAGAAATTATTGACAGCCTTGGTTCTTTTTTATGGCTTGCTGGCGACAGGGCAGGCGAAAGCACCCGCTCCGATAAAGATTTATACGAAAGAAGGTGTTAGCATTAAAGCATATGATTACGAAAAGTTGGCTTACTTCCTGAACCAAAAAAATGACACTACCTATGTTGTGAATTTTTGGGCTACCTGGTGTGTGCCATGTGTTAAAGAACTGCCACACTTTGAAAAGCTGAACCAGCAATATAAAGGAAAAAAAGTTAAGGTGCTGCTGGTGAGCCTTGACATGGCTAAGATGGTAGAGAGTAAGCTGCTGCCTTTCATCAAAAAGAAGAACCTCAAGAGCGATGTGGTGCTTTTACGCGACCCTGACAGTAACAACTGGATACCTAAAATCGACAAATCATGGAGTGGCACTATACCGGCTACTCTTATTTACAACAAAAAAGTGCGTAAATTTTACGAGAAGTCTTTTGAGTATGCTGAGCTGGAGAAGGCAGTAAACGAAGTTATGAACGCTAAATAA
- a CDS encoding thioredoxin family protein — MKAIKFLGLFLAAGLVAAFTVKDTAAGYKVGDTATDFSLKNVDGKMVSLKDMKDAKGYIVIFTCNHCPYAQAYEDRIITLDKKYKKLGYPVVAINPNNPEKQKDDSFPKMQERAKEKKFTFPYLLDEGQKIYPQYGATKTPHVYILQKTAKGNVVKYIGAIDDNYEDESAVKQRYAEAAVDALLAGKDVAVKETKAIGCSIKA, encoded by the coding sequence ATGAAAGCAATCAAATTTTTAGGGCTGTTTCTTGCCGCAGGGCTTGTGGCAGCTTTTACAGTGAAAGACACTGCTGCCGGTTACAAGGTTGGCGACACAGCAACGGATTTCTCATTGAAGAATGTTGACGGTAAAATGGTATCCCTGAAAGATATGAAAGATGCCAAAGGCTACATTGTAATATTTACCTGTAACCATTGCCCGTATGCACAGGCCTATGAAGACAGGATTATTACGTTAGACAAAAAGTATAAAAAGCTGGGTTACCCTGTTGTTGCCATTAACCCAAATAATCCTGAAAAGCAGAAGGATGACAGTTTCCCTAAAATGCAGGAACGTGCCAAAGAAAAGAAATTTACATTCCCGTACCTGCTTGACGAAGGGCAGAAGATTTACCCTCAGTACGGCGCTACCAAGACTCCGCATGTCTACATCCTGCAGAAAACAGCTAAAGGCAATGTGGTGAAATATATTGGCGCGATTGACGATAATTATGAAGACGAAAGCGCGGTAAAACAACGCTACGCCGAGGCTGCAGTTGATGCTTTGCTCGCCGGTAAAGATGTTGCCGTTAAAGAGACAAAGGCTATTGGCTGTTCAATCAAAGCATAA
- a CDS encoding rhodanese-like domain-containing protein, which produces MNLNQNEWWENAQADSNAVILDVRTADEYNRGIIPGAVNIDIYKGQGFIDEVEKLDKTKNYYVYCAAGARSGQACNIMNQLGFANAYNLAGGITQWQGPVTAP; this is translated from the coding sequence ATGAACCTAAACCAAAACGAATGGTGGGAAAACGCTCAAGCGGACAGCAATGCTGTGATTCTTGATGTGCGCACCGCCGATGAATACAACCGCGGTATTATACCCGGTGCCGTGAATATTGATATTTACAAAGGCCAGGGCTTTATTGATGAGGTAGAAAAGCTTGACAAAACCAAAAACTACTACGTTTACTGCGCGGCAGGAGCCCGCAGCGGGCAAGCCTGCAATATCATGAACCAGTTGGGCTTTGCTAATGCCTATAACCTCGCAGGAGGCATTACCCAATGGCAGGGGCCGGTAACAGCGCCTTGA